In Brettanomyces bruxellensis chromosome 7, complete sequence, the sequence TAAGTAGTAATCGATAGCACAAAAAACCAAGtaataagaagaaagtggTACCagtagaaagaaagaattgaGTAATAGTACTAAAAAGTAACTAACACACACTACATACTACACATCCCTTAACATGAAATCACATTCGGATCATATATAAAGCTAGATTCGTAAGATCAAGAAACAACTTAGTTACCCAACTGTCCCTTGGTAGAGAAGATTCCCAAAAGCTCGTCGATTCTGTTGTACATGGTCTTCTCACCCTCTCTGACCCATCTTCTTGGATCGTAGTACTTCTTGTTTGGAAGATCGTCACCCTCTGGGTTTCCGACCTGGTGAGCAAGGTAGGCCTGGTACTTCAAGACGTAGTCTCTGACACCAGTCAAGTAAGCCCACTGGGTATCGGTATCGATGTTAACCTTGACGATTCCGAGGCTGATGGCCTTTCTGTACTCGTCGTTGGTAGAACCGGAACCACCGTGGAACACCAAGAACAAAGGCTTGTCCTCAGAGGTGCCCAACTGCTTCTTGGCGTACTTCTGGTGCTCACCGAGAAGCTCTGGTCTCAAGACAACGTTACCTGGCTTGTAAACACCGTGGACGTTACCGAAAGCTGCGGCAATGGAGAAGTTTGGAGAAATTGGCGAGAGAGCCTTGTAGACGCTGAACACAGTCTCGGAAGAAGTGTACAAAGCGTCCTTCTCGGCACTTTCGTTGTTGACACCGTCCTCCTCACCTCCGGTGATACCAATCTCCATCTCGAGCCACTGGTCCATCTTGGCCATTCTCTTGAAGTACTTGGCGCAGGTCGAGATGTTGTAGTCGTCGTTCTCAGCGGACAAGTCCAACATGTGCGACGAGAACAAAGGCTCGCCGTGCTTGGCGAAGTATTCCTCATCGGCCTTCAACTACCGTCAAACCATGGGAGCAACTTTCTGGCACAGTGGTCCGAGTGCATGATGACTGGAATTCCGTAAGTTGGGGCGATGGATCTGATGTAGTGGGCAGCTGCAACGGCACCGGCGATAGAAGCAGCCTGGTTCTCGTTGCTGACACCTTTACcagcaaagaaagcagCACCTCCGTTCGAAGTTTGCAGGATAATTGGTGAGTTGTTGTCTCTAGCGGCCTGCAAAGCGGCAACTGCGGTAGAGGACGAGGTGACGTTCACGGCAGGGATGGCGAAACCCTTCTGGTGGGCGTATTTGAAGAGGTTGATAACGTCATCTCCGACGATAACACCTGTCTTTCTCTTAAGGAAGTCGAGAGTCATATTGTACTAAATGTGGAACTGTGTGGATGCAAATTAATAATCTGTCCTTGAATAAagggaggaagaagaaggaagaggaaggaaaaagagaaaaaggtaAAGGAAAAGTGCCAAAGGGATAAACGCAAGGCCTTGTCCTCAAAGTTATCGATGGTTGGAATTTCACaagatttatatatactgcagaaaaaaagcaaggaCGGGAtacaaggaaaaaaaaaaaaaaaaaaaaaaaaaaaaaaacagccCATCAATCGCACCTGCAACCAAAGAAGCTGGTGGAAGATCGGGCCACCTTGCCGGCCAATGCAGACACCTGGCCTCAGCCGTGGAATCGGCATGGCAGAACCACCCGGAGCTTTTGGGCCGGAGGAAAGCAAGCCGCCCATTGTTCCGCTTGGTCACTTTGGATCTCCGCTGAGGAATCATGCCGCTTTTTTTGGCATGCCACCCAcctcgcttttttttccattgtACTTGcgattcattttttcactcGCACTGTATTTTCCCGACTGCTCCGACACATTTCGCACCCTCTGTGTTTGCCAATTTTTCACTCATGCTACTTGTCCTGCCTACATTGTTTTCGTTTCTGGAAATCATCCCATCATGCCTGTTAATGCGCTGcctaaaaaattttccatcGCTGATTTTCCGTACTAACGTTTTCCGGCtgtatttgaaatttatttccaatttatcttattttatcttaatTATTTTGTCCTATCGTCACTATTAATTTTATCTTACTATcttattctatttatttgatCTGTTTAATTGATTTACTTTCTATTCATTTGATCTATTTACTCCAACTATTAATCTATTTATTCCACCTATTAATCTATCTATTAATCTTTTTATTCCATCTATTTATCTATTTATCCCTTCTATTTATCTATTTATTCTATCCTCCCTCCCTGTCCCATCCCTTGTCTCCGCAAGGTCTTTTTGTGGGCTTCAAACTCCTCCACCGTGCTTTTTCTACTACTCTTTGCCGCTCTGGCCTCGAATTCCTCCTTCTCattattctatttatttcactctcacttttttctttcctgcACAGCCTTACCCCATCTCCTTCCCCAAACCTCCGTACTCCGACACACCCGTGCACCACACACTTTTcggcatttttttttctgtccCATGGAAAAAGTCGGCAGTCATCGTCTTATTCAAGCCCGCGGGTGTCTTATTTAATCTACACAtcattatattattttttcccgtGATTTCACTGCCCATCTTCCGGAACCTTCTCCTCAATTAAACCAACAGCCTTTCATCCGCCCACATTGCGTCACTCCTGGCCTCACACGACTGATTATTTGCCTCTGTTCAGTAATCAAAACATGGCGCTTAACTCATCCCGGCTTCTTTCGGACTTGGATAACAAAATCGAACTTTTACTGTCCAAATTTCAGGAAATATGCCAACTTGCCCAAGTCGACGATAGAGAATATGAAACGCAGTCGGTGGAATCTCTTCAAATTGAGTCCAATGCATCGACAATTACTCGTATAGCTGAAGAACTTCTCGGAGTGACTAGATTACTTAAAGAGGAATGGATTTTGGGACAGACGAAGGTGGTTGACCCGGAGAATGACGCTAATCATCTCTCTGCTAAGCAGTTGGTCGACTTATATAGCAAGGTGAACACACTTTTGGACGATGTTACAAGTGtaaagaaatgaataacAAACTACCACACGGGTGCGCAGTTGC encodes:
- the FBA1 gene encoding Fructose-bisphosphate aldolase 1 (BUSCO:EOG092635YY); amino-acid sequence: MGGLLSSGPKAPGGSAMPIPRLRPGVCIGRQGGPIFHQLLWLQYNMTLDFLKRKTGVIVGDDVINLFKYAHQKGFAIPAVNVTSSSTAVAALQAARDNNSPIILQTSNGGAAFFAGKGVSNENQAASIAGAVAAAHYIRSIAPTYGIPLKADEEYFAKHGEPLFSSHMLDLSAENDDYNISTCAKYFKRMAKMDQWLEMEIGITGGEEDGVNNESAEKDALYTSSETVFSVYKALSPISPNFSIAAAFGNVHGVYKPGNVVLRPELLGEHQKYAKKQLGTSEDKPLFLVFHGGSGSTNDEYRKAISLGIVKVNIDTDTQWAYLTGVRDYVLKYQAYLAHQVGNPEGDDLPNKKYYDPRRWVREGEKTMYNRIDELLGIFSTKGQLGN